A single genomic interval of Dysidea avara chromosome 8, odDysAvar1.4, whole genome shotgun sequence harbors:
- the LOC136264922 gene encoding ADP-ribosylation factor-like protein 2-binding protein, translating into MVQDSVEDTEKELTETGIFPFVEIGVLTLNKQENKQENKQENKQENKQKNKRHTLEWRTNGSKFLLKLKQKETTGTNGEYHWSHLDLRSHYRKFFEIVVSMLTKDDVCKGGLECDILIHAEVDSTLDEKFQKLLNGFMDKQYHHFEDEEENKFIYTDIFNLYTKLIEKHIEVELKTRMPEFAMESFMKSLESRKDEIDLEIFDILVSFTDFLTFKEMFVSYKKAKEGKVPDLSLGLTITPLSSSTNGH; encoded by the exons ATGGTGCAAGATTCAGTCGAAGATACTGAAAAAGAATTGACTGAAACAGGAATTTTTCCTTTTGTGGAAATTGGTGTTTTGACACTAAACAAGCAAGAAAACAAGCAAGAAAACAAGCAAGAAAACAAGCAAGAAAACAAGCAAAAAAACAAGCGTCACACTCTGGAGTGGC GAACTAATGGTTCAAAATTTTTACTTAAGCTGAAACAAAAAGAGACCACAGGCACCAATGGTGAATACCATTGGAGTCATTTAGACTTGAGGTCTCATTACAGGAAGTTTTTTGAAATAGTTGTTTCAATGCTGACTAAAGACGATGTTTGTAAAG GTGGTCTGGAATGTGACATCCTCATACATGCTGAGGTTGACTCCACTTTAGATGAGAAATTTCAGAAGTTGTTGAATGGCTTTATGGACAAGCAATATCATCACTTTGAGGATGAGGAGGAGAACAAATTCATCTACACCGACATCTTTAATCTTTAT ACTAAACTGATAGAAAAACATATTGAAGTTGAGTTAAAAACAAGAATGCCAGAGTTTGCTATGGAATCCTTTATGAAATCATTAGA GTCAAGAAAGGATGAAATAGACTTAGAAATTTTTGATATACTTGTATCATTCACAGATTTCCTGACCTTCAAGGAAATGTTTGTTAGCTACAAAAAG GCCAAGGAAGGTAAAGTTCCTGACCTATCACTCGGACTAACAATTACACCATTATCATCATCAACTAATGGGCATTAG
- the LOC136263063 gene encoding ADP-ribosylation factor-like protein 2-binding protein: protein MDEHYHHFEDEEENKFIYTNIFNLYTKLIEKHIEDELKTRMPEFAMESFMKSLESRKDEIDLEIFDILVSFTDFLTFKEMFVSYKKAKEGKVPDLSLGLTITPLSSSTNGH, encoded by the exons ATGGACGAGCACTATCATCATTTTGAGGATGAGGAGGAGAACAAATTCATCTACACCAACATCTTTAATCTTTAT ACTAAATTGATAGAAAAACATATTGAAGATGAGTTAAAAACAAGAATGCCAGAGTTTGCTATGGAATCCTTCATGAAATCATTAGA GTCAAGAAAGGATGAAATAGACTTAGAAATTTTTGACATACTTGTATCATTCACAGATTTCCTGACCTTCAAGGAAATGTTTGTTAGCTACAAAAAG GCCAAGGAAGGTAAAGTTCCTGACCTATCACTCGGACTAACAATTACACCATTATCATCATCAACTAATGGGCATTAG